A single Brassica rapa cultivar Chiifu-401-42 chromosome A04, CAAS_Brap_v3.01, whole genome shotgun sequence DNA region contains:
- the LOC103866100 gene encoding protein IQ-DOMAIN 14 isoform X1, with protein sequence MGKKGSLFSAIKSVFTPQSKEKLGNQEAERKSGKEKSKKKGFGKLKRGESSSFLPIFREPSSIEKILAEAERDHNLVFRPPTPPDQSNPPSASPPPPLRPASPQSPPPRDNDLPRLDSSRSLSQNPPDESKPSPASSSSPLKPGVLSPKPTSPRVVYPQTVSIKPPSPRPTSPKPPSAREASPRADPPRLDTPRPPSPKPPPRAEPLTLDTPRPTTPKPLSPRAELREEIVSRPEPTLLAQHASATKIQAAFRGYTARRSFRALKGLVRLQGVVKGYSVKRQTVNAMKYMQKLVRVQSKIQSHRTKMSENKTQVEKDAVNDHWDDSVLTKEERDARSQRKIDAIIKRERSMAYAYSHKVTPKSAHDVGLPLWWNWGDHQLPLASPAPSHYRLTPTRLSPRYSRGRLRGGSPFKDDDSLTSCPPFPSYMAPTLSAKAKVRPNSNPKERVMGTPSSVSSEKRRVSYPQAQRGQDVFRWNKGSLLMSNKGGPGSSPGGVVVLEKRKTVKSVGNLSVDSTVSMSSKPFNRYV encoded by the exons atggggaagaaagGAAGTTTGTTTTCTGCAATCAAAAGTGTGTTTACTCCACAGTCCAAAGAGAAGCTAGGCAAT CAGGAAGCAGAGAGAAAGAGTGGGAAAGAAAAGAGTAAGAAGAAAGGCTTTGGGAAGCTAAAGCGTGGAGAGAGCAGTTCATTTCTTCCCATCTTCAGAGAGCCTAGTAGTATTGAAAAGATTTTGGCAGAAGCTGAGAGAGATCATAATCTTGTTTTCAGGCCTCCTACTCCTCCTGATCAATCAAATCCACCCTCAGCCTCTCCTCCACCTCCTCTGAGGCCTGCTTCTCCACAGTCTCCTCCTCCTAGAGATAATGACCTTCCAAGATTGGATTCTTCAAGATCGCTTTCACAGAATCCCCCTGATGAATCAAAGCCATCACCAGCCTCTTCAAGTAGTCCTCTGAAGCCTGGAGTTCTTTCTCCAAAACCAACTTCACCAAGAGTTGTCTACCCACAAACAGTCTCTATAAAGCCTCCTTCTCCAAGACCAACTTCACCAAAGCCTCCTTCCGCAAGAGAGGCTTCTCCAAGAGCAGACCCACCAAGGTTGGATACTCCAAGACCACCTTCACCAAAGCCTCCTCCAAGAGCAGAACCATTAACCTTGGATACTCCAAGACCCACTACGCCTAAGCCTCTCTCTCCAAGGGCAGAACTGCGAGAGGAGATTGTTTCTAGACCAGAGCCAACTCTCCTGGCCCAACATGCTTCTGCAACAAAGATACAAGCAGCTTTCAGAGGTTACACG GCAAGGAGGAGTTTCAGAGCTCTCAAAGGTTTAGTCAGGCTTCAAGGAGTGGTGAAAGGATACAGCGTGAAGCGTCAGACAGTAAACGCAATGAAGTACATGCAGAAACTGGTCCGCGTCCAATCCAAAATCCAGTCACACCGCACAAAAATGTcagaaaacaaaacacaagTTGAGAAAGATGCTGTTAATGATCATTGGGACGACAGTGTGCTGACAAAAGAAGAAAGGGACGCGAGATCACAGAGAAAAATCGATGCAATCATCAAGAGAGAACGGTCCATGGCCTATGCATACTCTCACAAGGTAACACCCAAGTCTGCTCACGACGTTGGGCTCCCTCTATGGTGGAACTGGGGAGATCATCAGCTCCCTCTTGCTAGTCCTGCACCGAGCCATTACAGGCTAACACCAACAAGACTGAGCCCAAGATATTCCAGAGGAAGACTAAGAGGTGGTTCTCCTTTTAAGGATGATGACAGCCTCACAAGCTGCCCTCCATTCCCAAGCTACATGGCTCCAACGCTCTCTGCCAAGGCCAAAGTTAGACCAAACAGCAACCCGAAAGAGAGAGTGATGGGCACACCATCATCAGTCAGCAGCGAGAAGAGGAGAGTGTCGTATCCACAAGCGCAACGAGGTCAAGATGTGTTTAGATGGAACAAAGGATCGTTGCTCATGAGCAACAAAGGAGGTCCTGGTTCTTCACCTGGAGGTGTGGTGGTTCTTGAAAAGCGCAAGACGGTTAAATCAGTAGGGAATTTGAGCGTTGATTCTACTGTCTCGATGTCTAGTAAACCGTTTAACAGATATGTGTGA
- the LOC103866100 gene encoding protein IQ-DOMAIN 14 isoform X2: MGKKGSLFSAIKSVFTPQSKEKLGNEAERKSGKEKSKKKGFGKLKRGESSSFLPIFREPSSIEKILAEAERDHNLVFRPPTPPDQSNPPSASPPPPLRPASPQSPPPRDNDLPRLDSSRSLSQNPPDESKPSPASSSSPLKPGVLSPKPTSPRVVYPQTVSIKPPSPRPTSPKPPSAREASPRADPPRLDTPRPPSPKPPPRAEPLTLDTPRPTTPKPLSPRAELREEIVSRPEPTLLAQHASATKIQAAFRGYTARRSFRALKGLVRLQGVVKGYSVKRQTVNAMKYMQKLVRVQSKIQSHRTKMSENKTQVEKDAVNDHWDDSVLTKEERDARSQRKIDAIIKRERSMAYAYSHKVTPKSAHDVGLPLWWNWGDHQLPLASPAPSHYRLTPTRLSPRYSRGRLRGGSPFKDDDSLTSCPPFPSYMAPTLSAKAKVRPNSNPKERVMGTPSSVSSEKRRVSYPQAQRGQDVFRWNKGSLLMSNKGGPGSSPGGVVVLEKRKTVKSVGNLSVDSTVSMSSKPFNRYV; encoded by the exons atggggaagaaagGAAGTTTGTTTTCTGCAATCAAAAGTGTGTTTACTCCACAGTCCAAAGAGAAGCTAGGCAAT GAAGCAGAGAGAAAGAGTGGGAAAGAAAAGAGTAAGAAGAAAGGCTTTGGGAAGCTAAAGCGTGGAGAGAGCAGTTCATTTCTTCCCATCTTCAGAGAGCCTAGTAGTATTGAAAAGATTTTGGCAGAAGCTGAGAGAGATCATAATCTTGTTTTCAGGCCTCCTACTCCTCCTGATCAATCAAATCCACCCTCAGCCTCTCCTCCACCTCCTCTGAGGCCTGCTTCTCCACAGTCTCCTCCTCCTAGAGATAATGACCTTCCAAGATTGGATTCTTCAAGATCGCTTTCACAGAATCCCCCTGATGAATCAAAGCCATCACCAGCCTCTTCAAGTAGTCCTCTGAAGCCTGGAGTTCTTTCTCCAAAACCAACTTCACCAAGAGTTGTCTACCCACAAACAGTCTCTATAAAGCCTCCTTCTCCAAGACCAACTTCACCAAAGCCTCCTTCCGCAAGAGAGGCTTCTCCAAGAGCAGACCCACCAAGGTTGGATACTCCAAGACCACCTTCACCAAAGCCTCCTCCAAGAGCAGAACCATTAACCTTGGATACTCCAAGACCCACTACGCCTAAGCCTCTCTCTCCAAGGGCAGAACTGCGAGAGGAGATTGTTTCTAGACCAGAGCCAACTCTCCTGGCCCAACATGCTTCTGCAACAAAGATACAAGCAGCTTTCAGAGGTTACACG GCAAGGAGGAGTTTCAGAGCTCTCAAAGGTTTAGTCAGGCTTCAAGGAGTGGTGAAAGGATACAGCGTGAAGCGTCAGACAGTAAACGCAATGAAGTACATGCAGAAACTGGTCCGCGTCCAATCCAAAATCCAGTCACACCGCACAAAAATGTcagaaaacaaaacacaagTTGAGAAAGATGCTGTTAATGATCATTGGGACGACAGTGTGCTGACAAAAGAAGAAAGGGACGCGAGATCACAGAGAAAAATCGATGCAATCATCAAGAGAGAACGGTCCATGGCCTATGCATACTCTCACAAGGTAACACCCAAGTCTGCTCACGACGTTGGGCTCCCTCTATGGTGGAACTGGGGAGATCATCAGCTCCCTCTTGCTAGTCCTGCACCGAGCCATTACAGGCTAACACCAACAAGACTGAGCCCAAGATATTCCAGAGGAAGACTAAGAGGTGGTTCTCCTTTTAAGGATGATGACAGCCTCACAAGCTGCCCTCCATTCCCAAGCTACATGGCTCCAACGCTCTCTGCCAAGGCCAAAGTTAGACCAAACAGCAACCCGAAAGAGAGAGTGATGGGCACACCATCATCAGTCAGCAGCGAGAAGAGGAGAGTGTCGTATCCACAAGCGCAACGAGGTCAAGATGTGTTTAGATGGAACAAAGGATCGTTGCTCATGAGCAACAAAGGAGGTCCTGGTTCTTCACCTGGAGGTGTGGTGGTTCTTGAAAAGCGCAAGACGGTTAAATCAGTAGGGAATTTGAGCGTTGATTCTACTGTCTCGATGTCTAGTAAACCGTTTAACAGATATGTGTGA
- the LOC103866169 gene encoding AAA-ATPase At3g50940, with product MEERLHTLWATWLISSVGNRSILLVEDIDSHSIDLGSSKDGLATGNEKKEGGLSLAMILNSLDGVWTSCGEERIIIYTTNHMDDIDARLIRPGRIDTKVYMGYCGYDAFKTLSENYLEIHDHALFSYIQSKLTEVQITPARVAEVFTRN from the exons ATGGAAGAGAGGCTACATACTCTATGGGCCACCTG GCTCATTTCCTCTGTTGGTAATCGATCAATCCTTCTTGTTGAAGATATCGACAGCCATTCAATTGATCTGGGATCTTCTAAG GATGGTCTTGCTACGGGGAACGAGAAGAAAGAAGGAGGTCTGTCTTTGGCTATGATTTTGAACTCTCTGGATGGGGTTTGGACTTCCTGTGGTGAAGAGAGGATTATCATCTACACCACAAACCACATGGACGACATTGATGCACGCCTTATAAGGCCTGGCAGGATTGACACGAAAGTTTACATGGGATACTGCGGCTATGATGCTTTCAAGACACTTTCTGAAAATTACTTGGAGATACATGATCATGCCCTCTTCTCTTACATACAGAGTAAGCTAACTGAAGTGCAAATCACTCCAGCCAGGGTAGCAGAGGTCTTCACAAGAAACTAA